The Streptococcus viridans genome contains the following window.
GACCGTCAAGCCGAATTTTGGAAAGACTACCTTCCTCTATGAAGCCCTGAAAAAAGGGGACATCGCTATCTATCCAGAGTTTACAGGGACCGTGACCGAAAGTCTCCTCAAGCCAGCACCACAAGTCGGTCATGATCCAGAAGCAGTCTACAAAGCTGCCCGAGATGGGATCAAGCGACAAGACGACCTAGCCTTGCTCAAACCCATGGCTTATCAGAATACCTATGCTGTCGCAGTGCCTAAGAAAATTGCCCAAGATTATGGCCTCAAGACCATTTCCGACTTGAAAAAGGTAGAAGGACAACTCAAAGCAGGCTTTACCTTGGAGTTTAACGACCGAGAAGACGGAAACAAGGGCTTGCAGAAGGTCTATGGTCTTAATCTACAAGTCTCCACTATGGAGCCAGCCCTCCGTTACCAGGCTATCCAGTCTGGCGATATCCAGATAACGGATGCCTACTCAACGGATGCCGAGCTTGCTCGTTATGACCTGGTGGTCCTCGAAGATGACAAGCAACTCTTCCCACCTTATCAAGGGGCGCCCCTCATGAAAGAAGCGCTTCTTCAGAAACATCCAGAATTGGAAGCTGTTCTCAATAAGTTGGCTGGTAAAATTACAGAGAAGCAGATGAGCCAGATGAACTACCAAGTTGGAGTAGAAGGCAAGTCTGCTAATCAAGTAGCGCGTGACTTTTTGGAGAAAGAAGGGGTTATCAAAAAATAATGCGATTTTTAAATAGAAAAAAGTCACTTTATTTAAGTTACTTATTAAGGATTTCCCTATGAGTCGGAATTATTTAGTTGTTAAAGGTTAGTAAGAAGAAGTAGAACGGATGATCAACAGACTACTAGAGGTGGGGCATTTTGCCCCACCTCTTTTTGTGATATACTAGAATAGTTTTTGAGACTTGGAGAAACACTCTCATTTCAAAAAAAGTAAAAGGAGAGAACATGGACATCTTTTTGAGGAGCATATCGGGGATTCTCGTCATCCTGGGCATGATTTTAGTGGGCTTTGTCATATGTGAAAAAGGCTGGTTTGATGACAAATCACGTGGCCTGATCGCTAAACTGGTCACTCAGGTTGCTCTTCCCTGCTATATGCTCTACACCATCACGCAGCGCTTCACAGCAGCAGATCTACTTAAAATGTTGCCAGCCTTGCGGTTTCCTGCCCTGTCTATGGTTATTTTGCTTGGACTAGCGACAGGTGTAGCCAGGATCTTTGCGGTGAGACAGGACCGTCGTGGCCTCTTTATTTCCATGTTTTTTAATTCCAATACCATTTTCGTTGGTCTCCCTATTAACCAGGCCCTCTTTGGAGATGCTAGTATTCCCTATGTTTTGATCTATTACATGTGCAATACGACCTTTTTCTGGACCTTGGGAACCTACCTGATCCAGCGAGATGGTGAGGGAGAAGCTCAGTTTGATCTCAAAACCAGTCTGAAAAAAGTCTTTTCTCCGCCTCTGATGGGCTTTCTCTTAGGGATAGTCTTGGTGATCCTTCATATCCAGCTGCCAGCCTTTCTAGCCAGTGATTTGCAGTATCTGGGTAATTTAACGACCCCCTTGTCTATGATATTCATCGGTTTGTCGGTGTCTCATGTAGGCGTGAAGCAGTTGGTTCTGGGAAAAGATCAGCTATTGATTCTACTAGGTCGCTTCCTGGTTGCCCCTCTCTTGATGGCCTCCATCGTCTACTGGGTGCCCCTTCCAAGTTTGATGAAGCAAGTCTTTATCATCCAGTCCGCCATGCCTGTGATGACCAATGCGCCAGTTGTTGCCAGACTCTGCGGAGCTGATAGTGATTATGCAGCAGTCATGGTGACAGAGACGACCCTTGCAACCATGGTGGTGATACCTATTCTCATGCTGTTGATGGCTTGATCAATAGAAAATACAAAAGCTCAAGTTTTTTCTTAAAACTTGAGCTTTTCTTATAACAAGGCTAACAAGATGGTAAGGACCAGAGCGATGCACATCCGAATCAGGTGATGAACTGGGTGGAAGTTTCCTTTGTGTTTCCCATTCCAATAGGCCCCGTAGCAAATCAAACCACAGCCGATCAGCCAAAGGAATAAAGCAACAATCGATAAAAAGAAGTAGAGGATGAGAGAAAAGGTCGCAAGGCAACTACCAATGAACAGAAGCTGATTTCCTAGAGTATTCTTGCCCTTTCTTAATTCTGAAAGGCTGGCCAATAAATGAAGGACAGGAAAGGCAAGGGCTAAGAAGGCTGTAAAAAAGCCGAGAAGAATGGAGAAGAACGTAGGATTTCCTTTCTATGATGAATAATATGAACTCGGTTCTTAGTTAGAAGAGACTTTTAAAATCTCCAAATAAAACTGGACCACTTCTTGTTCCGTGTAGGACTTGCCTTTTTTCAACCACCAGCTGAGGGTTTCAATGAAGTTGGTAACGACCAGGTGTTTGAGATAGGAGCTAGGAATGTTGGGGTGTGATTGAATCAGTTCCTCAGCTACCATTGGGTAGACGTCGTGCTCTAGTTCTTTTCGCAGTTGCCGGATAAAATAATCGTTTTTGGAGAGCAAGAGACTGGTCACATGGTCTTGATTTTTCTTGAAATGCTGAAAGATATGGGCCAGATAGTCTTGTGGGGATAGGTGTTCAGCACGCTCAAAGAGGTGATGAAAGAGCTTTTGACAGAGCTCGTCAAGTAATAATTCCTTGCTCTCGTAATGGCTGTAAAAGGTTGAGCGCCCCACATCAGCAAGGTCAATGATTTCCTGAACGGTGATGGCCTCGTAGTCTTTTTGGTTGAGTAAGTGTAAGAACGCCTGATAGATAGCTTTTCGAGTTTTGGTGATGCGACGATCCTTAGCTGTCATATGGACACTTTGAACAAACTGTTCAGTAACGTACATAGCGAGCAGTTTGCTTCTATCCTTTCTGTTGATAGTAGTGGATAATGATAATGAACATGATGTTCATGAATCTATTATAACAAAGGATATAGGATTATGAAGACAAAATATGCAGTTTGGTTAGCTTTTTTCTTGAATTTGAGTTATGCCATTGTTGAGTTTATTGCAGGAGGGATTTTTGGGTCCAGTGCGGTCCTTGCGGATTCCATCCACGACTTGGGGGATGCGATCGCTATTGGGATCTCAGCCTTTTTGGAGAGTATTTCCAATCGTGAAGAAGACAGCCGCTATACCTTGGGGTATAAGCGCTTTAGCCTCTTGGGGGCCATGGTCACGGCTGTGATTCTCATGACAGGGTCTGTTCTGGTTATCTTGGAAAATATAACAAAAATCTTTCATCCACAGCCGGTCAATGATGAGGGAATCCTCTGGTTAGGAATCATAGCGGTCAGTATCAATGTATTGGCAAGTCTAGTAGTTCGTAAAGGAAAAACAAAAAACGAATCCATCCTTAGCCTGCATTTTCTGGAAGATACTTTGGGTTGGGTGGCCGTCATCCTAATGGCCATTGTTCTGCGATTTACCGACTGGTATATTCTGGATCCGCTCTTATCTCTTGTCATTTCGATCTTTATTCTCTCAAAAGCTATTCCACGTTTTTGGTCTACACTCAAGATTTTCCTCGACGCCGTGCCAGAAGGAGTGGATGTCCAGAAGATTAAGACGGATTTGGCAGAGTTAGACCATGTCGCTAGTATCAATCAGCTCAATCTCTGGACCATGGATGGTTTGGAAAAAAATGCCATTGTCCATGTTTGTTTAAAAGAGATTGAACAGATGGAGCTTTGCAAGGAATCGATTCGAAGCATACTCAAGGATTGTGGTTTCCAAAATATCACCATTGAAGTTGATGTAGACCTAGCAACTCACCAAGCCCATAAGCGCAATATGGAGGAGATAGAAGCAGTCCAAAGCCATGGACATGAACATTATCATTAATGAACTATAGTATAAGTGAGCGAAAGCTTCATAAATAGTGTATACTTGAAATAAGTTAGATACAGAGAGGTAAATGTTTATGAAATCAGCAGTCTATACTAAGGCAGGTCAGATCGGTATTGAAGAAGTCAAGCGTCCAAGCATTCAAGAATCAGATGATGTTATTATCCGTGTAGTTCGTGCTTGCGTTTGTGGTTCAGACCTTTGGAGCTATCGTAATCCAGATATCAAAGCGGGTCACAAAAATAGTGGACACGAAGCGATTGGAATCGTTGAAGAAGCTGGAGAAGCCATTACTACAGTTAAGCCAGGTGATTTTGTGATTGTGCCATTTACTCATGGCTGTGGCGAATGCGATGCTTGTCGTGCTGGATTTGATGGTTCTTGCGATAATCATATTGGGAATAACCTTGGAGGGAATTTCCAAGCTGAATATATCCGCTTCCACTACGCTAATTGGGCCCTTGTTAAAATTCCTGGACAACCGTCTGACTACACAGAAGGGATGCTTAAGTCACTTTTGACACTTGCTGACGTCATGCCGACCGGTTACCATGCAGCGCGTGTGGCTGGTGTAAAACCAGGTGACAAAGTTGTCGTTATTGGAGATGGTGCTGTTGGTCAATGCGCTGTTATCGCGGCTAAGATGCGTGGGGCATCGCAAATCGTTCTCATGAGTCGCCACGAAGACCGTCAAAAGATGGCCTTGGAGTCAGGTGCGACAGCTGTTGTGGCTGAGCGTAGTGAAGAAGGCATTGCCAAGGTCCGTGAAATCCTCGGAGGAGGAGCAGATGCCGCCCTTGAATGTGTGGGTACCGCAGCAGCTGTCGATCAAGCCCTTGGGGTTCTTCACAATGGTGGACGTTTAGGTTTTGTCGGTGTGCCTCATTACAATAACCGTGCTCTAGGTTCGACCTTTGCCCAAAATATCTCAGTGGCAGGTGGGGCAGCCTCTGTCACCACCTATGACAAGCAGTTCTTGCTCAAGGCTGTCCTCGATGGCGACATCAATCCAGGCCGCGTCTTCACTCATAGCTATAGCTTGGATGAGATTGATCAAGCCTATAAAGACATGGATGAACGCAAGACCATTAAATCTATGATTGTCATTGAGTAATGAAAAAGTCTAGTAGAAATGAAACTACTAGACTTTTCTTTTATTGTGAAATAAATTCTTATTTCAAATCCGACATCACTTGTTTCTTGGTGAAGGTACGCTCTTGTTTGTTAGCTAAGGCCTTAATGCGCGCATCTAGAAGAATGGCACGGCCTTCGGCACTTCGGGTATAGACGAGGTCATACTTGCCTAGGCTCTTTCGGATTTGCTCCACAAAGGCTTGGGCATCCTCTTTCCGTTTGTCAAAGAGGCTTGGTACAGCGAAATATTCTGTCTGATCGGATACTTTTTCCTGTGCTTTCAGGATATAGCGCTGATTTTCAATCGGCGCGAAAAACTCGATCATAGTTTGCGAGAAGAGTTCCTTCTCCCGCATGGTTCCGCCCTTCAAATAGATCAGCGTGTTGATGGCATCCTTTCTGTCTCGTACGACTTGGATACGGGTCTCCTGGGTTTGAATATGCCCAGAAAGGAGAAGGGCTTGGTGAATGGCCTGGCCAAACACTTCTAGCCGTTTATAAGGACTCTTATAGAGATAGTAGCGCAGCCAGGCAAGGATAGCGAGAACAGCTAAAACGAATAGAAGAATTAGAGACGCTTTATTCCCTCCTCCTCTATGTGAGTAGTAAATCAGGTTGACGAAAGCATCGGTCAAAGCAGCGGCCGTCAGCCAGCGAGCTAGCTTTCTGGCATCAAAAAATAGGGCCAGAGGCAGGAAGTGTTTATCCACTTGGACCTCATTTGCAATCTCCATATTCTCCAGAATCGGAAGAGCTTTTTGCCAGCCATCCCGAAGTTCTTGACGATGAGTGGAGCGCTCTAAGGACTCTTCGTTGAGTTTCTGTAACTGTTTTTTAGTATAGCGGATATTGTCAAAGGATAGACGTTCGATTCCGGATTCGATAAAGGGTTCCTTGTAGTGGAGGCCTAAAAATTGTTTCATCCGTCTCTCTAAAAGCTCTAGATCAGGACTGTATTCTTTCAGTTGATCAGTGATGGCTTCGATCTCTTCCTTTTCAAGATCGGACTTTTCATACCATTTCTTTAGGGAAAGATTGATGGAGACCAGGTGCCAGATGTTACTGGTCTTGTCTGGATCCTCAGGCCACACTCGGATGGCACGGCCTCGCATTTGATTACTGAGCATAAAACTGCCGACAAAGCTCGCTAGGATCAGGGAATTAACGCAAGGAGCATCCCAGCCTTCTCCTAGAAGTGACTTGGTTCCAATGACGACTTGGATAAGCCCTTCTTGAAAGAGCTGGGTCACGGCTGTCACCAAATCATGTTGAGAACCAACCAAGCGAACCTTGAGAAAGTCATCAGGAGATAATTGGCCGACACTTTGGTA
Protein-coding sequences here:
- a CDS encoding AEC family transporter translates to MDIFLRSISGILVILGMILVGFVICEKGWFDDKSRGLIAKLVTQVALPCYMLYTITQRFTAADLLKMLPALRFPALSMVILLGLATGVARIFAVRQDRRGLFISMFFNSNTIFVGLPINQALFGDASIPYVLIYYMCNTTFFWTLGTYLIQRDGEGEAQFDLKTSLKKVFSPPLMGFLLGIVLVILHIQLPAFLASDLQYLGNLTTPLSMIFIGLSVSHVGVKQLVLGKDQLLILLGRFLVAPLLMASIVYWVPLPSLMKQVFIIQSAMPVMTNAPVVARLCGADSDYAAVMVTETTLATMVVIPILMLLMA
- a CDS encoding zinc-binding dehydrogenase; this encodes MKSAVYTKAGQIGIEEVKRPSIQESDDVIIRVVRACVCGSDLWSYRNPDIKAGHKNSGHEAIGIVEEAGEAITTVKPGDFVIVPFTHGCGECDACRAGFDGSCDNHIGNNLGGNFQAEYIRFHYANWALVKIPGQPSDYTEGMLKSLLTLADVMPTGYHAARVAGVKPGDKVVVIGDGAVGQCAVIAAKMRGASQIVLMSRHEDRQKMALESGATAVVAERSEEGIAKVREILGGGADAALECVGTAAAVDQALGVLHNGGRLGFVGVPHYNNRALGSTFAQNISVAGGAASVTTYDKQFLLKAVLDGDINPGRVFTHSYSLDEIDQAYKDMDERKTIKSMIVIE
- a CDS encoding glucuronide permease, with protein sequence MLLGFFTAFLALAFPVLHLLASLSELRKGKNTLGNQLLFIGSCLATFSLILYFFLSIVALFLWLIGCGLICYGAYWNGKHKGNFHPVHHLIRMCIALVLTILLALL
- a CDS encoding cation diffusion facilitator family transporter; translated protein: MKTKYAVWLAFFLNLSYAIVEFIAGGIFGSSAVLADSIHDLGDAIAIGISAFLESISNREEDSRYTLGYKRFSLLGAMVTAVILMTGSVLVILENITKIFHPQPVNDEGILWLGIIAVSINVLASLVVRKGKTKNESILSLHFLEDTLGWVAVILMAIVLRFTDWYILDPLLSLVISIFILSKAIPRFWSTLKIFLDAVPEGVDVQKIKTDLAELDHVASINQLNLWTMDGLEKNAIVHVCLKEIEQMELCKESIRSILKDCGFQNITIEVDVDLATHQAHKRNMEEIEAVQSHGHEHYH
- a CDS encoding TetR/AcrR family transcriptional regulator translates to MTAKDRRITKTRKAIYQAFLHLLNQKDYEAITVQEIIDLADVGRSTFYSHYESKELLLDELCQKLFHHLFERAEHLSPQDYLAHIFQHFKKNQDHVTSLLLSKNDYFIRQLRKELEHDVYPMVAEELIQSHPNIPSSYLKHLVVTNFIETLSWWLKKGKSYTEQEVVQFYLEILKVSSN